One window of Desulfobacteraceae bacterium genomic DNA carries:
- a CDS encoding ABC transporter substrate-binding protein: MKPAAILLLIVAAGSWAGALPGRAADFGLTDGNRITDQGGRQRVVRQPFGRIISLYGAHTENLFALGLDREIIGVTRHESHPPAARRKPVFSYHDDPEKFLAARPDLVLVRPMIDRGYRPLMERLEKSGIAVVSLQPGTIQEMYAYWEILGVLGGRKAQAAALTERFRQAVAAFAGLADRVETPKRVFFEAIHSKMKTFSPDSMPIFALETAGGINLAADAPPVRDTNIAAYGTERVLSHAAELDFYLAQQGVMNPVSRETITATPGFAVLKAVRENAVFLVDETIVARPTPRLLLGIAAIGRILYPSVFEPSAAAILRAAGLDPH, translated from the coding sequence ATGAAACCAGCCGCCATCCTTCTGCTGATTGTCGCCGCCGGCAGCTGGGCCGGGGCCTTGCCCGGGAGGGCGGCCGACTTCGGTCTGACCGACGGCAACCGGATCACCGACCAGGGCGGCCGGCAGCGGGTGGTGAGACAGCCTTTCGGACGGATCATCTCCCTTTACGGGGCCCACACCGAGAACCTGTTTGCGCTCGGCTTGGATCGCGAAATCATCGGCGTCACGCGTCACGAGTCGCACCCCCCCGCGGCCCGGCGCAAGCCGGTGTTCTCCTACCACGACGACCCCGAAAAGTTTCTGGCGGCCCGGCCGGATCTCGTCCTGGTGCGGCCGATGATCGACCGCGGCTACCGCCCGTTGATGGAGCGCCTGGAGAAAAGCGGGATCGCGGTGGTCTCGCTGCAGCCCGGCACCATCCAGGAGATGTACGCCTACTGGGAGATTCTCGGGGTGCTCGGCGGCCGCAAGGCCCAGGCCGCCGCCCTGACGGAGCGCTTTCGCCAGGCGGTGGCGGCCTTTGCCGGCCTCGCGGACCGGGTGGAGACCCCCAAACGGGTTTTCTTCGAGGCGATCCACAGCAAGATGAAGACCTTTTCCCCCGATTCCATGCCGATCTTCGCCCTGGAAACCGCCGGCGGCATCAATCTGGCCGCCGACGCGCCCCCCGTCCGGGACACCAACATCGCGGCTTACGGCACGGAACGGGTCCTGTCGCATGCCGCCGAGTTGGACTTCTACCTGGCCCAGCAGGGGGTGATGAACCCCGTCAGCCGGGAGACCATCACCGCAACGCCCGGCTTTGCGGTCCTCAAGGCGGTGCGTGAAAATGCGGTTTTCCTGGTGGACGAAACCATCGTGGCGCGCCCCACGCCGCGGCTGCTGCTGGGCATCGCGGCCATCGGAAGAATCCTCTACCCGTCGGTCTTCGAGCCGTCGGCGGCGGCCATTTTGCGCGCCGCGGGGCTCGACCCGCACTGA
- a CDS encoding iron ABC transporter permease produces the protein MMEPNFKNRVQRSTGLQMLLLTLLLGILILASAGLGYIHLGIGEVARILAAKTAGMPEIAAALDPVHPVVVWEVRLPRILTAAIVGGGLAVAGAVYQGVLLNPLADPYTLGVSAGAAFGAALALLLGIDFLGVYSVPLCAFIGAAGTLAVVVYLSAAAGGLSSNNLILSGIVVAAILSAGISFLKYVADEQVAVIIFWLMGSFASRTWTDVALTLVCVCLGLAVFVFFARDLNLMAMGERAAGSLGVDTRRVTLVLIVSASLVSAVCVSVSGIIGFVGLLVPHMMRALTGPDNRRLIPVSLLAGAILLLGADTTTRALLPTEIPIGVLTALIGGPFFCYVFRKRQTMRGSRR, from the coding sequence ATGATGGAACCCAACTTCAAAAACCGCGTGCAACGCTCCACCGGCCTGCAGATGTTGCTGCTGACCCTCCTGCTGGGGATTCTTATCCTGGCGTCTGCGGGGCTGGGCTATATCCACCTTGGAATTGGCGAGGTGGCCCGGATCCTGGCGGCCAAAACCGCGGGGATGCCGGAAATTGCAGCGGCGCTGGACCCGGTCCACCCCGTGGTGGTGTGGGAGGTTCGCCTGCCCCGCATCCTGACCGCGGCCATCGTGGGCGGCGGGCTGGCCGTGGCCGGGGCGGTCTACCAGGGCGTCCTGCTCAACCCCCTGGCGGACCCCTACACCCTGGGGGTCTCCGCCGGCGCGGCGTTCGGCGCCGCGCTGGCCCTGCTGCTGGGCATTGACTTTTTGGGGGTCTACTCGGTGCCGCTGTGCGCCTTCATCGGGGCCGCGGGCACCCTGGCGGTGGTGGTCTATCTGTCCGCGGCGGCCGGCGGGCTCTCCTCCAACAACCTGATCCTTTCGGGAATCGTGGTGGCAGCGATCCTTTCGGCGGGCATCAGCTTTCTCAAGTATGTGGCCGACGAGCAGGTGGCCGTGATCATTTTCTGGCTGATGGGCAGCTTCGCCTCCCGCACCTGGACGGACGTGGCCCTCACCCTCGTCTGCGTCTGCCTGGGGCTGGCGGTCTTTGTCTTTTTTGCGCGCGACCTCAACCTGATGGCCATGGGCGAGCGCGCGGCCGGCTCTCTGGGGGTGGACACGCGCCGGGTCACGCTGGTGCTGATCGTCAGTGCGTCCCTGGTCTCGGCGGTGTGTGTCTCGGTCTCCGGGATTATCGGCTTCGTGGGGCTCCTGGTGCCGCACATGATGCGTGCCCTGACCGGCCCCGACAACCGCCGCCTGATTCCAGTCTCCCTGCTGGCGGGGGCCATCCTGCTGCTGGGCGCCGACACCACCACCCGGGCCCTGCTGCCCACCGAGATCCCCATCGGGGTCTTGACCGCGCTGATCGGGGGGCCGTTTTTCTGCTACGTCTTCCGCAAGCGCCAGACCATGCGGGGCAGCCGCCGATGA
- the cobI gene encoding precorrin-2 C(20)-methyltransferase — protein sequence MTPPTGTLYGIGVGPGDPDLLTFKAARILGRVDVIFTAASAKNNHSIAVEIARPHIPPGTAVRRLPYPMTRDRAALRTAWQANAQTLITELDAGRDVAFLTLGDPLTYSTFGYTLKYVRAAAPHVPVETVPGITSYQAAAAALNVPLVEGEEALLIMSGVKGGDRLRQLTITPENVVFLKSYRNVRGIAGAIEEAGMLPNSFGVRNCGHDDQEIVRDIRALAEMPPHYLTLIIAKRPRGNESA from the coding sequence ATGACCCCACCCACCGGCACGCTATACGGCATCGGCGTCGGCCCCGGCGACCCGGATCTTTTGACCTTCAAAGCGGCCCGCATCCTGGGCCGGGTGGATGTGATCTTCACGGCCGCATCCGCCAAGAACAACCACAGCATCGCGGTCGAGATCGCCCGGCCGCACATCCCCCCCGGGACCGCCGTGCGGCGCCTGCCCTACCCGATGACCCGCGACCGGGCGGCCCTGCGCACCGCCTGGCAGGCCAACGCACAAACCCTGATCACCGAACTGGACGCCGGTCGCGACGTGGCCTTTCTCACCCTGGGCGACCCCCTGACCTATTCCACCTTCGGCTACACCCTGAAATACGTCCGGGCCGCCGCCCCCCATGTCCCGGTGGAAACCGTGCCCGGGATCACCTCCTACCAAGCGGCCGCCGCCGCCCTCAACGTGCCCCTGGTGGAGGGCGAGGAGGCGCTCTTGATCATGTCGGGGGTCAAGGGCGGCGACCGTCTGCGGCAGCTGACGATCACACCCGAAAATGTGGTCTTTTTGAAGTCCTACCGCAACGTGCGGGGCATCGCGGGGGCCATCGAGGAGGCCGGCATGCTCCCCAACAGCTTCGGCGTCCGCAACTGCGGCCACGACGACCAGGAGATCGTGCGCGACATCCGTGCGCTGGCCGAGATGCCGCCCCACTATTTGACCCTGATCATCGCCAAGCGCCCGAGGGGAAATGAGTCGGCGTAA
- a CDS encoding branched-chain amino acid ABC transporter permease LivH (LivHMGF is the membrane component of the LIV-I/LS branched-chain amino acid transporter): MNIDYFFQMFLGGLTRGSIYALIALGYTMVYGIIQLINFAHGEIYMIGAFTGLIVAGLMTLSGWNSLSILVIASMAAVVYASAYGWTMEKIAYKPLRKAPRLSALISAIGMSLFLQNYVLLAQTSDFLPFPNLIPEFKFLKPVEHIVRSSEIVIYVTTAVVMVLLTVMIKFTRMGKAMRATSQDQEMAMLVGVDVNRVISTTFVVGSATAALGGILIASHIGQINFYIGFIAGIKAFVAAVLGGIGSMPGAVLGSLVLGWTESFFTGYISSDYEDVFAFLFLVFILIFRPSGILGRKETDKV, translated from the coding sequence ATGAACATTGATTATTTCTTTCAAATGTTTTTAGGCGGTTTGACCCGCGGCAGCATCTACGCTCTGATCGCCTTGGGATACACCATGGTCTACGGCATCATTCAGCTGATCAACTTCGCCCATGGTGAAATCTACATGATTGGCGCCTTCACCGGCCTGATCGTGGCCGGCCTGATGACTTTATCGGGTTGGAACAGTCTATCCATCTTGGTGATCGCCTCCATGGCCGCCGTGGTCTATGCTTCCGCCTACGGCTGGACCATGGAAAAAATCGCCTACAAGCCTTTGCGCAAGGCCCCCCGCTTATCGGCTCTGATCAGCGCCATTGGCATGTCGCTGTTTTTGCAAAACTACGTTCTGCTAGCCCAAACCTCCGACTTTTTGCCCTTTCCCAATTTGATTCCTGAGTTTAAATTTCTCAAGCCCGTCGAGCATATCGTGCGCTCATCGGAGATTGTCATCTATGTCACCACCGCCGTGGTTATGGTTCTGCTGACAGTGATGATTAAGTTCACCCGCATGGGCAAGGCTATGCGTGCCACCTCCCAGGATCAGGAGATGGCCATGCTGGTAGGGGTGGATGTCAACCGAGTGATCTCGACCACATTTGTAGTCGGATCGGCAACCGCAGCCCTGGGTGGTATCCTGATCGCTTCGCACATCGGCCAGATCAACTTCTACATCGGTTTTATTGCCGGCATAAAAGCCTTTGTGGCCGCGGTTCTGGGCGGTATCGGTAGCATGCCCGGTGCCGTTCTGGGCAGCCTGGTGCTGGGCTGGACCGAGAGCTTTTTTACCGGCTACATCTCCAGCGACTATGAGGATGTCTTTGCCTTCCTCTTTTTGGTCTTTATTTTGATTTTTCGACCATCTGGAATCTTGGGCCGCAAGGAGACCGATAAGGTATGA
- a CDS encoding ABC transporter ATP-binding protein, with the protein MLKLNEIHTYYGNIQALKGVTLEISEGEIVTLIGANGAGKSTTLMSICGVVPPRRGEILFGEKPIHDMAPNDIVALGICQVPEGRRIFPFLTVLENLDMGAFLRKDNAKIKSDLDYVLQLFPILAERRNQAGGTLSGGEQQMLAISRALMARPRLLLLDEPSLGLAPLVVRQIFEIIGKINQEQRTTIFLVEQNANLALKVAHRGYVMENGRITLADAAASLLANEAVRKAYLGI; encoded by the coding sequence ATGCTTAAACTGAATGAAATCCATACCTATTACGGCAATATCCAAGCCCTCAAAGGAGTTACCCTTGAAATTTCGGAAGGTGAAATCGTGACCTTGATCGGTGCTAACGGCGCTGGTAAATCAACCACTTTGATGTCCATCTGCGGCGTTGTTCCGCCGCGCCGAGGGGAAATTCTTTTTGGAGAAAAACCTATCCATGACATGGCCCCCAACGACATTGTCGCCTTGGGCATCTGTCAGGTGCCCGAGGGGCGGCGGATCTTTCCGTTTCTGACCGTTTTAGAAAACCTTGACATGGGAGCCTTCCTGCGCAAGGACAACGCAAAAATCAAATCCGACTTGGACTATGTCCTCCAACTGTTTCCCATTCTGGCCGAGCGCCGCAACCAGGCCGGCGGCACCCTGAGCGGCGGGGAGCAGCAGATGCTGGCCATTTCCCGGGCGCTGATGGCTCGTCCCCGGCTGCTGTTGCTGGACGAGCCCTCCCTGGGTCTGGCCCCCCTGGTGGTGCGCCAGATTTTCGAGATCATAGGGAAAATCAACCAGGAGCAGAGAACCACCATCTTCCTGGTGGAGCAAAACGCCAACCTGGCCCTGAAGGTCGCTCACCGGGGCTATGTCATGGAAAACGGCCGGATCACCCTGGCCGATGCGGCCGCCAGCCTTTTGGCCAATGAAGCGGTCAGAAAAGCCTACCTCGGTATTTAG
- a CDS encoding nucleoside recognition protein, whose amino-acid sequence MSRRKGGIPYRALTISLAVSALMLAGGLLTIDGLTVTHLARRLLWPLIRLLGFIGAGLVAGQLIEAAGWTRYLAVLAGPLFRFGRLGPHCSATFTTAFFSGVAANAMLWEFFKEGRISRRQLFLTNLVNQFPAFFLHLPTTFFIVIPLTGRAGALYFLLTFLAALGRTLLLLAYGHFRLPAPPVEMASPAGDKRRPPPISRREDIWPAIRRKFPLRLTRVALYVVPIYIAVFLAGSAGLFDQARAWLTRYVVTTFIPMEALSVVVLSFAAEFTSGFAAAGALLEAGVLTTRQTVLALLIGNLVAFPIRALRHQLPHYMGIFAPVMGVQLLLLGQGFRVLSLAAVGAVYFLLT is encoded by the coding sequence ATGAGTCGGCGTAAGGGCGGCATCCCCTACCGGGCGCTGACCATATCCCTGGCGGTCTCCGCGCTGATGCTGGCCGGAGGTCTGCTGACCATCGATGGGCTGACTGTGACCCACCTTGCCCGCCGGCTGCTGTGGCCCCTGATCCGGCTGCTGGGCTTTATCGGGGCCGGCCTGGTAGCCGGCCAGCTCATCGAGGCCGCCGGTTGGACCCGCTACCTGGCGGTTCTTGCCGGCCCTCTTTTCCGCTTCGGCCGGCTGGGCCCGCACTGCAGCGCGACCTTCACCACCGCCTTTTTCTCCGGGGTGGCCGCCAACGCCATGCTTTGGGAATTCTTCAAGGAGGGCCGGATCTCCCGCCGCCAGCTTTTTCTGACCAACCTGGTCAACCAGTTTCCGGCCTTCTTTCTGCACCTGCCCACCACTTTTTTCATCGTCATCCCCCTGACCGGACGGGCCGGGGCGCTTTACTTCCTGCTCACCTTTCTGGCGGCCCTCGGGCGAACGCTCCTCCTGCTGGCCTACGGCCATTTCAGGCTCCCGGCCCCCCCGGTGGAAATGGCATCCCCCGCCGGGGACAAGCGCCGGCCGCCACCCATCAGCCGGCGGGAGGACATCTGGCCGGCCATCCGACGCAAGTTCCCGCTGCGCCTGACCCGTGTGGCGCTTTACGTGGTGCCCATCTACATCGCCGTTTTTCTGGCCGGCAGCGCCGGCCTTTTCGACCAGGCCCGCGCCTGGCTGACCCGCTACGTGGTCACGACATTCATCCCGATGGAGGCGCTCTCGGTGGTGGTCCTGAGCTTCGCCGCGGAGTTCACCTCGGGCTTTGCCGCTGCCGGCGCGCTGCTGGAGGCCGGCGTGCTCACCACCCGGCAGACGGTCCTGGCGCTTTTGATCGGCAACCTGGTGGCCTTCCCGATCCGGGCCCTGCGCCACCAACTGCCGCACTACATGGGGATCTTTGCGCCGGTCATGGGGGTCCAGCTCCTGCTGCTGGGCCAGGGGTTCCGCGTCCTGAGCCTGGCGGCGGTCGGGGCAGTCTACTTTCTGTTGACCTGA
- a CDS encoding ABC transporter ATP-binding protein translates to MQTVLEVSQLTMDFGGLRALDQVDLVVNKGEIVALIGPNGAGKTTLFNCITGIYNPTCGQITLTTPGTGETCRLNGLKPDQITAKGMARTFQNIRLFQNMTVLENVMIGRHCRLHTGIPGAIFRPPQARKEEKQVIVDSYRILEKFGLAAFVNEFAKNLPYGAQRRLEIARAMATEPFLLLLDEPAAGMNAQETRELDFLIEQLRNKEKISILLIEHDMKLVMRLCDLIYVVDYGKKIAAGTPREISRNPEVIKAYLGEEVDA, encoded by the coding sequence ATGCAGACTGTTTTGGAAGTCTCCCAACTCACCATGGATTTCGGTGGCCTTCGGGCCCTGGACCAAGTCGACCTGGTGGTTAACAAAGGTGAAATCGTAGCTCTAATCGGTCCCAACGGTGCCGGCAAAACCACCTTGTTCAACTGCATCACCGGCATCTATAACCCCACCTGCGGTCAGATAACTCTCACCACACCGGGAACGGGCGAAACTTGCCGGCTTAATGGTCTTAAACCGGATCAGATCACGGCCAAGGGAATGGCGCGCACCTTCCAGAACATTCGCCTCTTCCAAAACATGACCGTCTTGGAAAACGTCATGATTGGTCGTCATTGCCGCCTGCACACCGGCATCCCGGGAGCCATCTTCCGTCCGCCCCAAGCGCGCAAAGAAGAAAAACAAGTGATTGTTGACAGCTATCGCATTCTGGAGAAGTTTGGTCTGGCCGCCTTTGTCAATGAGTTCGCCAAAAACCTGCCATACGGCGCCCAGCGCCGCCTGGAGATCGCCCGAGCCATGGCCACAGAACCCTTTTTGCTGCTGCTGGACGAACCGGCCGCCGGCATGAACGCCCAGGAGACCAGGGAACTTGATTTTCTTATAGAGCAGTTGCGCAACAAGGAAAAAATATCGATCCTGCTCATTGAACACGACATGAAACTGGTCATGCGCCTTTGTGATCTAATCTATGTAGTCGACTACGGCAAAAAGATCGCTGCTGGTACGCCTCGGGAAATCAGCCGCAACCCCGAAGTGATCAAGGCCTACCTTGGAGAAGAGGTTGATGCTTAA
- a CDS encoding sirohydrochlorin cobaltochelatase — protein MLKNALMAFGSSFLLFILTVSPAAAADHGPTEGVKSKTAIVLANFGTTVPSAVTAIVNIQDEVQKAFPGVPVKITFTSNIIRAVWRERQAESAKWLNQGIPAEILYVKNIIATVGELMEEGYRSIIVQPTHIFFMEQSHDLAAHVRALAGIRTMKAKWQPFDKIVMGRPALGMPGDRYSYHEDMEKALKTLAADVELARKQGAMLVYMGHGNEHWSTGIYGEAQKKMREMYPDVVTYIGAVEGFPGIDDVARYLSHFESGKIVLKPLMIVAGDHAMNDMASDEPDSWKTILSGKGFSVEPVLEGLGSNDQFAQIFVAHIRDAARDNGIPLE, from the coding sequence ATGTTGAAAAATGCCCTGATGGCTTTTGGATCCTCTTTTCTGCTGTTCATTCTGACCGTCTCGCCCGCTGCCGCCGCCGACCACGGCCCGACCGAGGGCGTAAAATCAAAAACGGCGATCGTTCTGGCCAATTTCGGCACCACGGTGCCTTCGGCAGTCACGGCGATCGTCAACATTCAGGACGAGGTCCAGAAGGCGTTTCCCGGGGTTCCGGTCAAAATCACCTTCACCTCCAACATCATCCGCGCGGTCTGGCGGGAGCGCCAGGCCGAATCCGCAAAATGGCTCAACCAGGGCATCCCCGCCGAGATCCTCTACGTCAAGAACATCATCGCCACGGTGGGGGAGCTCATGGAGGAGGGCTACCGCAGCATCATCGTCCAGCCAACCCACATCTTTTTCATGGAGCAGTCCCACGACCTGGCCGCCCATGTGCGCGCCCTGGCCGGCATCCGCACCATGAAGGCCAAATGGCAGCCCTTTGACAAAATCGTGATGGGCCGCCCGGCGCTGGGCATGCCCGGCGACCGCTACAGCTACCACGAGGACATGGAAAAGGCCCTTAAAACCCTGGCCGCGGACGTGGAACTGGCCCGCAAGCAAGGGGCCATGCTGGTCTACATGGGACACGGCAACGAACACTGGTCCACCGGCATTTACGGCGAGGCCCAGAAAAAAATGCGCGAGATGTATCCCGATGTGGTCACCTACATCGGTGCCGTGGAAGGGTTTCCCGGAATCGATGACGTCGCCCGCTATCTGTCGCACTTTGAGAGCGGCAAAATCGTCCTCAAACCGCTTATGATCGTGGCCGGGGATCACGCCATGAACGACATGGCAAGCGACGAGCCGGACTCCTGGAAAACGATTCTCAGCGGAAAGGGTTTCAGTGTCGAGCCCGTGCTGGAAGGTCTGGGATCCAATGATCAATTTGCGCAGATTTTCGTGGCGCACATCCGGGATGCCGCCCGGGATAACGGCATCCCGCTGGAGTAG
- a CDS encoding DMT family transporter: MTSLWFYILLALVAGACLPTQAGINAQLNRWTLSPVWTAAISFAVGTAALIVYGLLTRGPLTLQGLSAGTPWWVWTGGFLGAFFVSATVVLAPALGAAAMVALIIAGQMLVSLGLDHFGLLGYQPHPLTPWRLVGAALIVAGVVLVRRF, encoded by the coding sequence ATGACCTCTCTTTGGTTTTACATTCTGCTGGCGCTCGTCGCCGGGGCCTGCCTGCCCACCCAGGCCGGGATCAACGCCCAGCTCAACCGCTGGACCCTCTCCCCGGTGTGGACCGCCGCGATCTCCTTCGCCGTGGGCACGGCCGCCCTGATCGTTTATGGCCTCCTGACCCGCGGGCCCCTGACGCTGCAAGGGCTTTCCGCCGGGACCCCCTGGTGGGTCTGGACCGGCGGGTTTCTGGGGGCCTTCTTCGTCTCGGCCACCGTGGTTCTGGCCCCGGCATTAGGGGCAGCCGCCATGGTGGCGCTGATTATCGCCGGCCAGATGCTGGTTTCCCTGGGACTCGATCATTTCGGCCTGCTGGGCTACCAGCCCCATCCGCTGACCCCCTGGCGGCTGGTCGGTGCGGCCCTGATCGTCGCCGGCGTGGTCCTGGTGCGGCGCTTCTAA
- the livM gene encoding high-affinity branched-chain amino acid ABC transporter permease LivM, giving the protein MKRSQTPDSPKSQVLGVRPHASAGAVSPLNWDELKKSVLAAIWFMFLTFPIMAIRVNTIYKTIEWRWSRVAMVGIGVFFLSYLWRYLIRRKEAGRKQRESGETTSLSLSQKIIKNPRLARPAILAVAIFFLIFPQVFSLYQIDIMTTALIYVVVALGLNIVVGLAGLLDLGYVAFYAVGAYSYALLNYHFGIGFWLALPIGGAMGFIFGIILGFPVLRLRGDYLAIVTLGFGEIIRLVLENWNEFSFGPSGIANIPRPGFFGMQFSLHQNHIFIYYLMIGLSLFTIFVVRRLQDSRIGRAWMALREDEVACQAMGINKTRTKLSAFALGATWAGMGGVMFAAKTTFINPASFTIWESVIILCCVVLGGMGSIVGVICGAFALKLLPEYFRAFSEYRMLAFGLVLVLMMVFRPGGLISNVRRVYKFEGTNPIHGK; this is encoded by the coding sequence ATGAAGCGATCCCAAACACCTGACTCTCCGAAAAGCCAAGTGCTTGGAGTGCGTCCTCACGCCAGTGCCGGGGCCGTATCGCCATTGAACTGGGATGAGTTGAAAAAATCAGTGCTGGCTGCCATCTGGTTTATGTTCCTGACCTTCCCGATAATGGCTATCCGCGTCAATACCATCTATAAAACCATTGAATGGCGCTGGTCCCGGGTAGCTATGGTGGGCATCGGCGTCTTTTTTCTCTCCTATCTCTGGCGCTACCTTATCCGCCGCAAGGAGGCCGGCCGCAAGCAACGCGAAAGTGGAGAGACCACTTCTTTAAGCCTTAGCCAAAAAATCATCAAAAATCCGCGATTGGCAAGACCTGCCATTCTCGCAGTGGCCATTTTCTTTTTGATCTTCCCCCAGGTTTTTTCTCTTTATCAAATCGATATCATGACCACCGCCCTGATCTATGTGGTGGTGGCTTTGGGATTGAACATCGTGGTGGGTCTGGCCGGATTGTTGGACCTGGGTTACGTCGCTTTTTATGCCGTAGGCGCATACTCCTATGCCCTGCTAAATTATCATTTCGGGATCGGATTCTGGCTGGCTCTGCCAATCGGAGGGGCCATGGGTTTCATTTTCGGTATCATCCTCGGTTTTCCCGTGTTGCGGTTGCGGGGTGACTACCTGGCCATTGTGACCCTGGGTTTCGGAGAAATCATTCGACTGGTCCTGGAAAACTGGAATGAATTCTCCTTTGGCCCTAGCGGAATTGCCAATATCCCCCGCCCGGGATTCTTTGGTATGCAGTTCAGCCTTCACCAGAACCATATTTTTATCTACTACCTGATGATCGGCCTGAGCCTGTTTACCATCTTTGTGGTGCGCCGCCTGCAGGATTCGCGTATCGGCCGCGCCTGGATGGCTTTAAGGGAGGACGAAGTCGCCTGCCAGGCCATGGGCATCAACAAAACCCGAACTAAACTAAGCGCATTCGCCTTGGGTGCGACTTGGGCCGGCATGGGTGGGGTGATGTTTGCCGCCAAGACCACTTTCATCAACCCGGCCAGTTTCACCATTTGGGAATCGGTAATCATACTATGCTGCGTGGTGCTGGGTGGAATGGGTTCCATCGTGGGGGTTATCTGCGGGGCCTTCGCCCTAAAATTGCTGCCCGAATATTTCCGTGCTTTTTCCGAATACCGCATGCTGGCTTTTGGCTTGGTGCTGGTACTGATGATGGTTTTTCGGCCAGGTGGATTGATCAGCAACGTACGACGGGTTTACAAGTTCGAGGGTACCAACCCAATTCATGGAAAGTAA
- a CDS encoding ABC transporter ATP-binding protein, with translation MSFEVESVAFAYARRPVLQGVSLSLAAGHFYGILGPNGCGKTTLLDLLAGHRRPAAGAIRYRGRPLHGYSRRALAAEIALVPQDFYINFPFTAQEIVMMGRYPFIPRFAAPSAGDHQRVREIMVATGIWPLRGALVTELSGGERQRVVFARALAQDTRVLLLDEATSNLDIGHCLDLLALTAGAVRTAGKTVIAVFQNVNQAAAFCDRLVFMKAGGVVAHGPTGEVLRAETLGEVFGVSAKVSFDAFTGAHQVAFRKAAA, from the coding sequence ATGAGCTTTGAAGTCGAATCCGTGGCGTTCGCCTACGCCCGCCGGCCCGTCCTGCAGGGGGTGTCGCTTTCGCTGGCGGCGGGCCATTTTTACGGCATTCTGGGACCCAACGGCTGCGGCAAGACCACCTTACTGGACCTTCTCGCCGGCCACCGGCGCCCGGCTGCGGGCGCCATCCGCTACCGCGGCAGGCCGCTCCACGGCTATTCGCGCCGCGCCCTGGCCGCCGAAATCGCCCTGGTACCGCAGGATTTTTACATCAACTTTCCCTTCACCGCCCAGGAAATCGTCATGATGGGCCGCTACCCTTTCATCCCGCGCTTTGCCGCGCCCTCGGCCGGGGACCACCAGCGGGTCCGCGAGATCATGGTAGCAACCGGCATCTGGCCCCTGCGCGGCGCCTTGGTCACCGAGCTCAGCGGCGGCGAGCGCCAGCGGGTGGTCTTCGCCCGCGCCCTGGCCCAGGACACACGGGTATTGCTGCTGGATGAGGCCACCTCCAACCTCGACATCGGCCACTGTCTGGACCTCTTGGCCCTGACCGCCGGTGCGGTGCGAACGGCGGGCAAAACCGTGATCGCGGTCTTCCAGAACGTCAACCAGGCGGCCGCTTTCTGCGACCGTCTGGTGTTCATGAAGGCCGGCGGGGTTGTCGCCCACGGCCCTACCGGGGAGGTGTTGCGGGCGGAGACCCTGGGGGAGGTTTTCGGAGTCAGCGCCAAGGTTTCCTTCGACGCATTTACCGGCGCCCATCAGGTCGCTTTCCGAAAGGCTGCCGCATGA